The following nucleotide sequence is from Pseudoalteromonas xiamenensis.
ACGTATATTGGGTTTAACCCTGACGAACGTGAAAAGAAGCAAGATGTGGTGATCAACATCGAAATTCATTATCCAGCGGATTATGAATGCGTCAGTGCTGATGAAGTATCTCACGCGCTCAATTACAAAACGGTGACCAAAGCCGTCATTGCGCTCGTCGAAGACGGTCATTTCCTACTATTGGAAAAGTTAGTTGCAGATATTTTGGCGAAGTGCAATGTACACCCAAGTGTGACTTATGCGCGAGTACGTGTCGATAAGCCGCATGCATTGCGTTTTGCCGACTCAGTGTCCCTGACGTTAGATTGGACACGTAAGGTATAATGTTACGTCGCTACGTGAAGTGCAAACCACAGCACCAGCGCGTAGCGGATCCCTTTACCGACGGTCACTAACACAATGAACCACCAAAACGGCAAACGCATCACACCAGCAAACAAGGTGAGTGGGTCTCCGATTATCGGCAACCACGCAAAGAGCAAAGACCACTTTCCAAAGC
It contains:
- the folX gene encoding dihydroneopterin triphosphate 2'-epimerase, with the protein product MQNAIINITNLRLRTYIGFNPDEREKKQDVVINIEIHYPADYECVSADEVSHALNYKTVTKAVIALVEDGHFLLLEKLVADILAKCNVHPSVTYARVRVDKPHALRFADSVSLTLDWTRKV